The genomic DNA GCCAAAATGGTGATCCAAAATATTGCCAAACAAATCCTAAGTTTCAAATAATCAAAccaatttaaattaataaataatccaTATATAATGGTAAGGCGTAAACAATATTACTTCAATGTTTATATAGGCTATACAGTGCCAAACCATACTAGTTAACAAAGAACATATATCATTTTGATAATTATGGACAATAAATTAGAAAAGAAAGTACTTAATACACTTTAGTACAAAATTGTATTTTAGTAACATACAATTTACAAAATCATATAATAGtttgaaattaaaaatatatcaattCAACTAAAACGTAAAATCATGCATCATTGTTCCAAAATAATTGCAATTCATgtataaatcatttaataaaaaaaatagtttATTATGCATCAAAATCTTAAGACTTtctaagtatatatatatatatatccatttatataatattatatttacaATCTAATATACAAAGATTTAATGCATAAGAATGCATATTTAATACAACTATAACTTTGGGAGCACATGAAAATTTATACGACCATTGTAAAAAAAAACAATAAATATCTTGTAGGAAagaatattttaataattaatttgaaaGTAATATCATTCACATATTTGTACAAACAATGTAAACAATAACATACTCTATAAAATAAGGAGGATGTTTAACCATAGctaaaaagtaaacatttaaaaATATAGAATAAGATATAAAACATGTACGtatgctgaaaaagaagaagtaGAATAAAACATACCTTGATAGAAGATTATTGTGCAAACAAAAATGAACCTGATACAAGTCTATTTATTTAGAAATTTGTTAAAACCCACTTCTAGGTTTGGGGTAGTTATCACCCCACTACTTTTGAACTCACGTACACATTATCTTACAATATAAAACATCTAAAGATAAAGTATGCTTAATTATATAGATATTTATAACCAAATACATTATTCTGTAATGTATTAAATAAAATCTACATACATAACATGTGAATCATACTATTTTGTaaactatatatataagaaaatattatctttttatcaaaacaaataatttaaaattccaaagacagatatatatttgtaaaaaaaaaccGAGTTATCATAACGAAAGTACTCGATCGCAAGTACACGTACACAACCCATTGCCAGGCCATCACAGCATCATCTAGATTGCTTCTACTGTGCTCATTCTCTACTCTAACATTATTGTTCAGTGAAGATACTGGATGTAAGACTACAATGTCAGGATCAAAATAGATTCCATAGTACAGGGACTCAAAGATTTAGTAGTAATCTGCTGCAAACTTATTCAAATTTCAAAAACGAAAAAACTGGTAGTCTGTTATTTCTACATTACAATTATACTAAAATTAAACTGATCCATGAATCAAACCCTATAATTACAGCAAGAAACTATCCATAGCCAAATCATCGTCGTCATCATCAAAATCAACTACGCCTGCCACCATCATCTCCAACTGATCCTCAAAACTGGTGGTCTGATCTGGTGTGGCACTCGTGGTACACGAATACACCCCCGAAGAAATCACATCCCCGTGATCCGAGCCTGCTGGTGACAACAGCTCTGTCGAGGATCCAAATGTGGCACGAACATGATTACTCGTTACAAAATTATAAGTACACGTTGAAGTGGAATTGTCGTTCAAGGGTAAAAAATCGCGAGTGTTTTGTTGGAAATTGAGGAGGATGGATTTAGCCGAAGAGTCCCTCTGATCAAAAGAATCTAGAAAGAATTGAGTATGATCAGTATAATTATGTCTGCAAGTGTGATTCCCATAGTAAGTGGTACGGTACATTGGCACCGGATCTTCTTCTGTTTTCTGCACCTGTTTTGTTGCCAGGCATCCTTGTTCAAATTTGTGTGTGCATCTGTAATAGTGCCTGCAGTCCCACCATAAATTATTCGTACATGAGTTAGCAACAAAAACCGAAACCAAATTGAAACCGATAATAAAATTAAACGAACCAAAAAAGAAACCGAAATTGAAGAAAAAGTGACAAAAATAgccaattttttaaaaaaattaaccaAAATAGTCATACTAATTTTAGCCGATTAAATACTCCACGAGTATCTCCGCCGGTAGTTAGTTATTTCATATACGAGATCCTTCACAGTTGGGTATCTCATATAAAGTGAATACTACACTCACAGTTGGGTATCTCGTCGGCTAAAATTGACCAATTTTTTGGTCATTTTTGTTGATTAAAATCCGGGCTAAACTTATCCTTCACCCGAAGT from Apium graveolens cultivar Ventura chromosome 5, ASM990537v1, whole genome shotgun sequence includes the following:
- the LOC141659530 gene encoding WRKY DNA-binding transcription factor 70-like, which produces MEKPFCLPENVAGDQKRATEVLNNGREFADQLRIMLSSQRFGDVDHTLSAGDLVTKILDSFEKSLLILQLPCSLSDEVSQVPVNSGRIRSEELDSGQRAKIVKDRRGCFKRRRTSEAETKVSSTPVDDGHAWRKYGQKSILNAKHPRHYYRCTHKFEQGCLATKQVQKTEEDPVPMYRTTYYGNHTCRHNYTDHTQFFLDSFDQRDSSAKSILLNFQQNTRDFLPLNDNSTSTCTYNFVTSNHVRATFGSSTELLSPAGSDHGDVISSGVYSCTTSATPDQTTSFEDQLEMMVAGVVDFDDDDDDLAMDSFLL